A stretch of Saccharomyces cerevisiae S288C chromosome IV, complete sequence DNA encodes these proteins:
- the RPP1B gene encoding ribosomal protein P1 RPP1B (Ribosomal protein P1 beta; component of the ribosomal stalk, which is involved in interaction of translational elongation factors with ribosome; free (non-ribosomal) P1 stimulates the phosphorylation of the eIF2 alpha subunit (Sui2p) by Gcn2p; accumulation is regulated by phosphorylation and interaction with the P2 stalk component), giving the protein MSDSIISFAAFILADAGLEITSDNLLTITKAAGANVDNVWADVYAKALEGKDLKEILSGFHNAGPVAGAGAASGAAAAGGDAAAEEEKEEEAAEESDDDMGFGLFD; this is encoded by the exons atgtcTGACTCTATTATTTCCTTTGCTGCTTTCATCCTAGCTGATGCTGGTTTGGAAATCACCTCTGACAACTTATTGACTATCACCAAGGCCGCTGGTGCTAATGTCGACAAC GTCTGGGCTGATGTTTACGCTAAGGCTTTGGAAGGTAAGGACTTGAAGGAAATCCTATCTGGTTTCCATAACGCTGGCCCTGTTGCTGGTGCTGGTGCTGCTTCTGGCGCTGCCGCTGCTGGTGGTGACGCTGctgctgaagaagaaaaagaagaagaagctgcTGAAGAATCTGACGACGACATGGGTTTCGGTTTATTCGACTAA
- a CDS encoding uncharacterized protein (hypothetical protein; green fluorescent protein (GFP)-fusion protein localizes to the cytoplasm and the nucleus; YDL129W is not an essential gene; relative distribution to the nucleus increases upon DNA replication stress) yields MELRSRRSAEAYLVTPEEPAKNKSERSIESNERVGTREAKSENTSVFSPAYSDTATTDSSKKVDDNEYYNFTSHFMPSLKNTRELENTILNLIQRIKEGDDETLVSEKDLILSVLNRSLASTSHWKLQAQLSELRATSEGRYAVETNLLKKEVEFLKNKTPKTNESASSAELRPLLERPLKRKLSLPGLAQRPLSTGARLEGGYGGVSPNSWKTKVPKLPLPASRPSLNLSPQKVPTGTDKVEEDTKIDTLELVENNKPHPRMRRRSDNPATNEYVRVFHLEKKEPKSRKK; encoded by the coding sequence ATGGAGCTAAGAAGTAGACGGAGCGCAGAGGCCTATCTTGTCACGCCTGAGGAACCTGCCAAGAATAAGAGTGAACGGAGCATAGAATCCAATGAGAGGGTCGGCACGAGGGAAGCAAAGAGCGAGAACACAAGTGTATTTAGTCCCGCTTACTCTGATACCGCTACTACAGATTCATCGAAGAAAGTTGATGACAATGAATACTACAATTTTACTAGTCACTTCATGccatctttgaaaaacacCAGAGAACTAGAAAACACAATTCTCAATCTCATACAGAGGATAAAGGAAGGGGATGATGAAACGTTAGTTAGTGAGAAAGATCTCATATTAAGTGTGCTTAACAGGTCTTTAGCATCCACATCTCACTGGAAGTTACAGGCCCAGCTATCGGAGTTAAGGGCCACCTCAGAGGGAAGGTATGCAGTTGAGACAAActtgttgaaaaaagaggtagaatttttaaaaaacaaGACCCCAAAAACCAACGAAAGTGCAAGTTCCGCAGAGTTGAGACCACTTCTTGAACGACCTTTAAAGCGTAAACTGTCATTGCCAGGACTAGCGCAAAGACCATTATCCACTGGCGCTAGGCTAGAAGGAGGATATGGAGGTGTATCGCCGAACTCATGGAAAACCAAAGTTCCAAAACTTCCTCTTCCTGCTTCCCGGCCGTCTTTGAATCTTTCTCCCCAAAAAGTCCCAACGGGTACTGATAAAGTTGAGGAAGATACCAAAATTGACACATTGGAATTAGTAGAGAACAATAAACCGCATCCAAGGATGAGAAGAAGGAGTGACAATCCAGCAACAAACGAATATGTGAGagtttttcatttggagaaaaaagaaCCTAAATcacgaaaaaaatag
- the CDC53 gene encoding cullin CDC53 (Cullin; structural protein of SCF complexes (which also contain Skp1p, Cdc34p, Hrt1p and an F-box protein) involved in ubiquitination; SCF promotes the G1-S transition by targeting G1 cyclins and the Cln-CDK inhibitor Sic1p for degradation; human homolog CUL1 can complement yeast cdc53 null mutant) → MSETLPRSDDLEATWNFIEPGINQILGNEKNQASTSKRVYKILSPTMYMEVYTAIYNYCVNKSRSSGHFSTDSRTGQSTILVGSEIYEKLKNYLKNYILNFKQSNSETFLQFYVKRWKRFTIGAIFLNHAFDYMNRYWVQKERSDGKRHIFDVNTLCLMTWKEVMFDPSKDVLINELLDQVTLGREGQIIQRSNISTAIKSLVALGIDPQDLKKLNLNVYIQVFEKPFLKKTQEYYTQYTNDYLEKHSVTEYIFEAHEIIKREEKAMTIYWDDHTKKPLSMALNKVLITDHIEKLENEFVVLLDARDIEKITSLYALIRRDFTLIPRMASVFENYVKKTGENEISSLLAMHKHNIMKNENANPKKLALMTAHSLSPKDYIKKLLEVHDIFSKIFNESFPDDIPLAKALDNACGAFININEFALPAGSPKSATSKTSEMLAKYSDILLKKATKPEVASDMSDEDIITIFKYLTDKDAFETHYRRLFAKRLIHGTSTSAEDEENIIQRLQAANSMEYTGKITKMFQDIRLSKILEDDFAVALKNEPDYSKAKYPDLQPFVLAENMWPFSYQEVEFKLPKELVPSHEKLKESYSQKHNGRILKWLWPLCRGELKADIGKPGRMPFNFTVTLFQMAILLLYNDADVLTLENIQEGTSLTIQHIAAAMVPFIKFKLIQQVPPGLDALVKPETQFKLSRPYKALKTNINFASGVKNDILQSLSGGGHDNHGNKLGNKRLTEDERIEKELNTERQIFLEACIVRIMKAKRNLPHTTLVNECIAQSHQRFNAKVSMVKRAIDSLIQKGYLQRGDDGESYAYLA, encoded by the coding sequence ATGTCTGAGACTCTGCCTAGATCTGATGATTTAGAGGCCACTTGGAACTTTATAGAGCCAGGAATTAACCAAATACTGGGTAATGAGAAAAACCAAGCATCCACGTCTAAGCGAGTTTACAAAATTCTTTCTCCAACCATGTATATGGAAGTCTATACCGCAATTTATAACTACTGTGTGAACAAATCACGCTCGTCTGGACATTTTAGTACTGACAGTAGAACTGGCCAATCAACAATTTTGGTTGGCAGTGAGATTTACGAAAAGTTAAAGaattatttgaagaattacATTTTAAATTTTAAGCAGTCTAATTCAGAGACCTTTTTGCAGTTTTACGTCAAGCGCTGGAAAAGGTTTACAATAGgtgccatttttttaaaccaTGCATTCGATTATATGAATAGATATTGGGttcaaaaggaaagaagtGACGGCAAAAGGCATATTTTTGATGTAAACACCTTGTGCTTGATGACATGGAAAGAAGTCATGTTTGATCCGAGTAAAGATGTTTTAATAAACGAATTATTAGACCAGGTAACCTTGGGAAGGGAGGGGCAAATAATTCAAAGAAGTAATATTAGCACTGCCATAAAGTCTTTAGTTGCACTAGGTATCGATCCACaggatttgaaaaagttgaacCTAAATGTCTACATCCAAGTTTTCGAAAAGCCatttttaaagaagacTCAGGAGTACTACACGCAATATACAAACGATTATTTAGAGAAACACTCGGTAACTGAGTATATTTTTGAAGCACATGAAATCATCAAACGTGAGGAAAAAGCAATGACAATATATTGGGATGATCATACAAAAAAACCACTATCCATGGCATTAAACAAGGTCTTGATCACAGACCATATTGAAAAGTTGGAAAATGAGTTTGTTGTCCTTCTGGATGCCagagatattgaaaaaattacttCTTTGTACGCACTAATACGCAGAGACTTTACATTAATCCCAAGAATGGCTTCAGTGTTTGAAAATTATGTTAAAAAGACAGGTGAGAATGAAATTTCGAGTCTACTGGCAATGCATAAACACAATATTATGAAAAACGAAAACGCAAACCCTAAAAAACTAGCACTAATGACAGCTCACTCCCTTTCTCCTAAAGACTATATCAAGAAATTACTGGAAGTACACGATATATTCTCTAAGATTTTTAATGAAAGTTTCCCCGACGACATACCTTTAGCTAAAGCTCTAGATAATGCGTGTGGTGCTTTCATCAACATCAACGAGTTCGCATTACCTGCTGGATCTCCAAAAAGTGCCACCTCGAAGACTTCCGAGATGCTAGCTAAGTACAGTGATATACTATTAAAGAAGGCCACCAAACCTGAAGTGGCAAGTGACATGTCAGATGAAGATATTATAAcaatattcaaatatttgacCGACAAAGATGCGTTCGAAACTCATTATAGAAGACTTTTCGCCAAGCGTTTAATTCATGGCACTTCAACATCAGcagaagacgaagaaaatattattcaaaggCTGCAAGCGGCAAATAGTATGGAATATACAGGCAAGATAACTAAAATGTTTCAAGATATTAGACTTTCCAAGATCTTGGAAGACGATTTTGCTGTCGCCCTGAAGAATGAACCAGATTACTCTAAAGCAAAATATCCAGATCTACAACCATTTGTATTGGCAGAAAATATGTGGCCATTTTCATACCAAGAAGTTGAATTTAAGCTACCCAAGGAATTGGTACCATCTCAcgaaaaattgaaggagTCATACAGCCAAAAGCATAATGGTAGAATATTGAAGTGGCTATGGCCATTATGTCGTGGCGAATTGAAGGCAGATATTGGAAAACCCGGCAGGATGCCGTTCAACTTTACGGTAACACTGTTTCAAATGGCAATTTTGCTACTATATAACGATGCTGATGTATTAACCTTAGAAAATATTCAAGAGGGCACGAGCTTAACCATTCAGCACATCGCAGCGGCAATGGTACcattcatcaaattcaaactGATTCAACAGGTCCCACCAGGGCTAGATGCTCTCGTGAAACCTGAAACACAATTCAAGCTATCACGTCCTTATAAGGCGCTTAAGACCAATATTAATTTCGCTAGCGGAGTCAAAAACGACATTCTGCAATCGCTATCCGGTGGAGGCCACGATAATCACGGTAATAAGTTAGGAAACAAACGCTTGACGGAAGACGaaagaatagaaaaagaattgaatACAGAAAGGCAGATTTTCTTGGAAGCTTGTATTGTGAGAATAATGAAAGCGAAAAGAAATCTGCCACATACAACATTGGTCAACGAATGCATTGCGCAATCACACCAAAGGTTCAATGCAAAGGTTTCTATGGTCAAGAGAGCCATCGATAGCTTAATACAAAAGGGATACCTACAGAGGGGAGACGATGGTGAATCGTATGCTTACCTTGCTTAA
- the LYS21 gene encoding homocitrate synthase LYS21 (Homocitrate synthase isozyme; catalyzes the condensation of acetyl-CoA and alpha-ketoglutarate to form homocitrate, which is the first step in the lysine biosynthesis pathway; LYS21 has a paralog, LYS20, that arose from the whole genome duplication), producing the protein MSENNEFQSVTESTTAPTTSNPYGPNPADYLSNVKNFQLIDSTLREGEQFANAFFDTEKKIEIARALDDFGVDYIELTSPVASEQSRKDCEAICKLGLKAKILTHIRCHMDDARVAVETGVDGVDVVIGTSKFLRQYSHGKDMNYIAKSAVEVIEFVKSKGIEIRFSSEDSFRSDLVDLLNIYKTVDKIGVNRVGIADTVGCANPRQVYELIRTLKSVVSCDIECHFHNDTGCAIANAYTALEGGARLIDVSVLGIGERNGITPLGGLMARMIVAAPDYVRSKYKLHKIRDIENLVADAVEVNIPFNNPITGFCAFTHKAGIHAKAILANPSTYEILDPHDFGMKRYIHFANRLTGWNAIKSRVDQLNLNLTDDQIKEVTAKIKKLGDVRPLNIDDVDSIIKDFHAELSTPLLKPVNKGTDDDNIDISNGHVSKKAKVTK; encoded by the coding sequence ATGTCTGAAAATAACGAATTCCAGAGTGTCACCGAATCGACGACTGCTCCAACCACTAGTAACCCATATGGCCCAAATCCTGCGGATTATCTATCCAATGTTAAGAATTTCCAGTTGATTGATTCAACACTAAGAGAGGGTGAACAATTTGCCAACGCATTCTTCgatactgaaaaaaagattgaaATTGCTAGAGCCTTGGATGATTTCGGTGTGGACTACATCGAGTTAACCTCTCCCGTAGCATCCGAACAATCAAGAAAGGACTGTGAAGCTATATGTAAACTAGGTTTAAAGGCCAAGATCCTTACACACATTCGTTGTCACATGGACGATGCCAGAGTCGCCGTAGAGACTGGTGTCGACGGTGTCGATGTTGTTATCGGCACCTCCAAATTTTTAAGACAATATTCCCACGGTAAGGATATGAACTACATCGCCAAGAGTGCTGTTGAAGTCATTGAATTTGTCAAATCCAAAGGTATTGAAATCAGATTTTCCTCTGAAGATTCCTTCAGAAGTGATCTCGTTGATCTTTTGAACATTTATAAAACCGTTGACAAGATCGGTGTAAATAGAGTCGGTATTGCCGACACAGTTGGATGTGCCAACCCAAGACAAGTATATGAACTGATCAGAACTTTGAAGAGTGTTGTCTCATGTGACATCGAATGCCATTTCCACAATGATACCGGTTGTGCCATTGCAAACGCCTACACTGCTTTGGAAGGTGGTGCCAGATTGATTGACGTCAGTGTACTGGGTATTGGTGAAAGAAACGGTATCACTCCTCTAGGTGGGCTCATGGCAAGAATGATTGTTGCCGCACCAGACTATGTCAGATCTAAATACAAGCTGCACAAGATCAGAGACATCGAAAACCTGGTCGCTGATGCTGTGGAAGTTAACATTCCATTCAACAACCCTATCACCGGGTTCTGTGCATTCACACATAAAGCAGGTATCCATGCCAAGGCCATTTTGGCTAACCCATCTACCTACGAAATCTTGGACCCTCACGATTTCGGTATGAAGAGATATATCCACTTCGCCAACAGACTAACTGGTTGGAATGCAATCAAATCAAGAGTCGACCAATTGAACTTGAATTTGACGGATGATCAAATCAAGGAAGTTACTGCTAAGATTAAGAAGCTGGGTGATGTCAGACCGCTAAATATTGATGATGTAGACTCCATTATCAAGGACTTCCATGCAGAATTGAGCACCCCACTTTTAAAACCAGTAAATAAGGGTACAGATGACGACAATATCGATATTTCCAATGGGCATGTTTCTAAAAAGGCAAAGGTCACCAAATAG
- the STF1 gene encoding ATPase-binding protein (Protein involved in regulation of the mitochondrial F1F0-ATP synthase; Stf1p and Stf2p act as stabilizing factors that enhance inhibitory action of the Inh1p protein; protein abundance increases in response to DNA replication stress; STF1 has a paralog, INH1, that arose from the whole genome duplication): MLNRCISRNTRLPVNLRIASRFYSDGPLGGAGPGNPQDIFIKRERAKEDYYARQQEREQLAHVKEQLKEHKKKLENLENKINNLSK; encoded by the coding sequence ATGTTAAACCGTTGCATTTCCCGTAATACCAGGCTGCCAGTAAACCTAAGAATTGCCTCTCGCTTTTATTCAGATGGTCCTCTCGGTGGTGCCGGACCTGGTAATCCTCAAGATATCTTTATCAAGAGAGAACGTGCCAAAGAGGATTATTATGCCAGACAACAAGAGAGGGAACAATTAGCACATGTGAAGGAACAACTAAAAGAacacaagaaaaaattagagaatttagaaaacaaaattaataaCCTTTCAAAGTGA
- the VCX1 gene encoding Vcx1p (Vacuolar membrane antiporter with Ca2+/H+ and K+/H+ exchange activity; involved in control of cytosolic Ca2+ and K+ concentrations; has similarity to sodium/calcium exchangers, including the bovine Na+/Ca2+,K+ antiporter), producing the protein MDATTPLLTVANSHPARNPKHTAWRAAVYDLQYILKASPLNFLLVFVPLGLIWGHFQLSHTLTFLFNFLAIIPLAAILANATEELADKAGNTIGGLLNATFGNAVELIVSIIALKKGQVRIVQASMLGSLLSNLLLVLGLCFIFGGYNRVQQTFNQTAAQTMSSLLAIACASLLIPAAFRATLPHGKEDHFIDGKILELSRGTSIVILIVYVLFLYFQLGSHHALFEQQEEETDEVMSTISRNPHHSLSVKSSLVILLGTTVIISFCADFLVGTIDNVVESTGLSKTFIGLIVIPIVGNAAEHVTSVLVAMKDKMDLALGVAIGSSLQVALFVTPFMVLVGWMIDVPMTLNFSTFETATLFIAVFLSNYLILDGESNWLEGVMSLAMYILIAMAFFYYPDEKTLDSIGNSL; encoded by the coding sequence ATGGATGCAACTACCCCACTATTAACTGTTGCGAACAGTCATCCCGCCCGCAATCCAAAGCACACTGCATGGAGAGCAGCTGTGTATGATTTACAGTATATTTTGAAAGCGTCACCCCTGAATTTCCTATTGGTATTTGTTCCTTTAGGTCTGATTTGGGGACACTTCCAACTATCTCATACACtgacatttctttttaatttcttggCAATTATACCGTTGGCAGCTATCTTGGCTAATGCCACGGAAGAGTTGGCTGATAAGGCTGGTAACACCATTGGGGGACTGCTAAATGCTACTTTTGGTAACGCTGTGGAACTAATTGTTTCTATCATTGCCCTGAAAAAAGGTCAAGTGAGAATTGTGCAGGCCTCGATGCTAGGTAGTCTTCTTTCTAATTTGCTGTTAGTGCTTGGATTATGCTTCATATTCGGTGGATACAATAGAGTCCAACAGACATTCAACCAAACCGCCGCTCAAACAATGTCCTCATTACTTGCCATTGCGTGTGCATCCCTACTGATTCCCGCTGCCTTTAGAGCCACCCTACCTCATGGCAAGGAAGACCACTTCATCGATGGAAAAATATTGGAGTTATCCAGAGGCACCTCTATTGTTATTCTCATCGTTTACGTTTTGTTCTTATATTTCCAGCTAGGGAGCCATCACGCCTTGTTTGAgcaacaagaagaagagaccGATGAAGTTATGAGCACCATTTCCAGGAATCCACATCACTCTTTGAGTGTCAAGTCATCATTGGTGATACTTCTAGGTACAACTGTGATCATCTCTTTTTGTGCGGATTTTCTAGTCGGTACGATAGACAACGTTGTTGAATCTACCGGGCTATCTAAAACATTTATAGGTTTGATTGTCATTCCTATTGTGGGTAATGCCGCAGAGCATGTCACTTCAGTCTTGGTGGCCATGAAGGATAAGATGGATCTGGCGCTAGGTGTTGCCATCGGTTCCTCTTTACAAGTTGCCTTATTTGTTACACCATTCATGGTTCTTGTGGGCTGGATGATCGATGTTCCAATGACGCTAAATTTCTCCACTTTTGAAACCGCTACTCTTTTTATTGCTGTTTTCTTATCCAATTACTTAATTCTCGATGGTGAGTCAAACTGGTTGGAGGGTGTCATGTCTCTAGCtatgtatattttgatTGCAATGGCATTTTTCTATTATCCAGACGAAAAAACCCTTGACTCTATTGGAAATAGTTTATGA
- the PCL2 gene encoding cyclin PCL2 (Cyclin, interacts with cyclin-dependent kinase Pho85p; member of the Pcl1,2-like subfamily, involved in the regulation of polarized growth and morphogenesis and progression through the cell cycle; localizes to sites of polarized cell growth; PCL2 has a paralog, PCL9, that arose from the whole genome duplication), translated as MSNYEALLKFNRKAVSKEMVQYLASTTASIIKIKKTNSMIDIALPAPPLTKFINRLIKHSNVQTPTLMATSVYLAKLRSIIPSNVYGIETTRHRIFLGCLILAAKTLNDSSPLNKHWAEYTDGLLILREVNTIERELLEYFDWDVTISTDDLITCLSPFLKPIKEEQLYKSQRDCRTLKNFSAQEKDIVNKTSISHSRSSSNMSIPSLASTSTLSTLESRRSNLSNYSNRIRTLPELHESNNISDKFSPRTYNIDSKHDNKENRPIPTIKPFNFSKARPVILKTGLNKQIIKEDTKVKKSNWSNYFKS; from the coding sequence ATGTCAAACTACGAAGCCTTGCTGAAATTCAATAGGAAGGCTGTATCTAAGGAAATGGTGCAATATCTAGCATCGACCACAGCTTCCATTATCAAAATTAAGAAGACGAATAGTATGATAGATATTGCATTGCCAGCACCACCGTTGACTAAATTCATCAACAGACTGATCAAGCATTCTAACGTTCAAACTCCGACTCTGATGGCTACCTCTGTATATTTGGCCAAATTAAGATCAATAATACCGAGTAACGTTTATGGTATAGAGACCACCAGGCATAGAATATTCTTAGGTTGCCTAATATTAGCTGCAAAAACGTTAAATGATTCCTCCCCTCTTAACAAACACTGGGCCGAATATACGGACGGCCTTCTCATCCTAAGGGAGGTTAATACTATTGAAAGGGAACTattagaatattttgattggGACGTCACCATTTCCACAGATGATTTAATTACATGTCTCTCGCCATTCTTGAAGCCTATCAAAGAGGAGCAGTTGTACAAATCGCAAAGAGACTGTCGCacgttgaaaaatttttctgctcaagaaaaagacataGTAAACAAAACATCCATTTCCCATTCGCGCTCATCGTCCAATATGTCTATCCCATCTTTAGCTTCCACTTCGACCCTCTCCACGTTGGAATCTAGAAGATCGAATTTATCCAATTATAGTAACAGAATACGAACTTTGCCCGAACTACACGAATCCAATAACATTAGCGACAAGTTTTCTCCGCGAACATACAACATAGACTCCAAACACGATAACAAGGAAAATAGGCCAATACCGACAATTAAGCCTTTTAATTTTAGTAAAGCGCGCCCTGTGATCTTGAAAACTGGGTTAAACAAAcagataataaaagaagatacaaaagtaaagaaatcGAATTGGTCAAATTACTTCAAATCGTGA